The following nucleotide sequence is from Micromonospora sp. WMMD1120.
ACGGTCGCCGGCTGGAGCAGGTGGTGCGGCTGGTCCTCACCGCCACCGGCCCGGATGGGCAGCGGGTCGGACCGGTGCAGTTGGAACCACAGCCGGAGGGGCAGGGCTTCTACAGCAGTGGCCCGCTGCTCTCCGCCGGCACGTGGAAGGTGACTGTGGACTCCCCCGCTCCCCTGGCGGCCAAGGCCACCGCGACGGTGCAGGCGAAGGCGGCACAAACGCCGCCGGCGCCCGCGCCGGTGGCGGTGACCACGCGGACGGACGAGGCGGGCGGACCGGGCTGGTGGCCGTTCGCGGCTGCCGGCCTCGTGCTGGTCGCCCTGGCGATGGCTGTGGCCATGGTGTTCGGCCGCCGCCGCACGAGCTGACCGAACAGACAGCGCACGACCGGGCCGGGCCGCTGTCGCGGCCCGGCCCGGTGTCGTCTCGGCGACGTGATCAACTCGACGTCCCGCGAAGTCGGGGCCTCCCGATCGCAGGTCACCCCGATTTTCAGGAACCCGAGTGGATCACGCTAGGCGCCCACGCGGCGCGCCCGGCTCACACGCGGCGCGCCCGGCTCAGAGGATGGCGCGCAGCGCGGCCAGGTCCTCGTCGTCGGGCTCCCAGGTGCCGGCGGCGGCGTTCGCACGCACCTGCTCGGGCGTGGTGGCACCGGCGATCACCGAGGTCACCGCCGGCTGGGCGGCCAGCCCACCGATCGCCACCTGGAGCATGCTGAGACCTCGCTCGGCCGCGTACGCCTCGATCGCCTCGATGGTGTCCCAGTCGGCGGCGGCGAACCGCTCGGCGTACCGGCCACCGCCAGCGAGCCGGCTGCCGGCCGGGGGCTGCTCACTGCGCCGGTACTTGCCGGTGAGCAGGCCGTTGGCGAGCGGGAAGAACGGAAGCATGCCCAGTCCGAACCGCTCACAGGCCGGAATCACCTCGGTCTCCACCGACCGCTCCACCAGACTGTAGTGGTTCTGCGCGCTGACGAAGCGGGCCCGACCGTTCGACGAGGCGACCCAGTCCGCGTCGGCGATCTGCCATCCGGCGAAGTTGGAGTTGCCCAGGTAGCGCACCTTGCCGTCACGGACCAGGTCGTCCAGGGCGGCCAGGGTCTCGTCGATCGGGGTGCCCGGGTCGGGCTCGTGCATCTGGTACAGGTCGATGTGGTCGGTGCCGAGCCGGCGCAGCGACGCCTCCACCGCGCGGGCGATGTACCGCCGGGAGCCACGGGCGCCGAAGTCCGGCCCGTTGAGGCCGTGCATGTCCATGCCGAACTTGGTCGCCACCACCACGTCGTCCCGGCGGCCCTTGAGCGCCTGCCCGAGCAGCTCCTCGGAGCCACCCTGCGGCTCACCGTAGATGTCGGCGGTGTCGAAGAGGGTGATCCCGGCGTCCAGGGCGGCGTCCACCACCGCGCGGGTGCCGTCCAGGTCGAGCTTGCGGCCGAAGTTGTTGCAGCCGATGCCGACCACGGACACCACGAGCCCGGAGTCGCCCAGCCGGCGATAGGTCATCTCAGTCACGAGATCCACCCTATGCCGGCTGGACGGTTGTCGTCGGGGACCGGTCAGCCCACGTCCCAGACCGGCTCCGGGGTCTCCACCACCTCGTTGTCGCCCCGGAACAGCACGAACCTGTCGAAGGAGCGGGTGAACCAGCGATCGTGGGTCACCGCGATCACCGTTCCCTC
It contains:
- a CDS encoding aldo/keto reductase — encoded protein: MTYRRLGDSGLVVSVVGIGCNNFGRKLDLDGTRAVVDAALDAGITLFDTADIYGEPQGGSEELLGQALKGRRDDVVVATKFGMDMHGLNGPDFGARGSRRYIARAVEASLRRLGTDHIDLYQMHEPDPGTPIDETLAALDDLVRDGKVRYLGNSNFAGWQIADADWVASSNGRARFVSAQNHYSLVERSVETEVIPACERFGLGMLPFFPLANGLLTGKYRRSEQPPAGSRLAGGGRYAERFAAADWDTIEAIEAYAAERGLSMLQVAIGGLAAQPAVTSVIAGATTPEQVRANAAAGTWEPDDEDLAALRAIL